The Longimicrobiaceae bacterium DNA window CCCCTCCTTCCTCAACCCGTTCGACCCGTTCGACCGCGCCTTCAACTTCGGCCTCTCCATCCAGCTCCCCGTCTTCGACGGGTTCCGCAGCTCGGCGCAGGTGGCGCAGGCGGACGCCGGGCGCACCCGGGCGCAGGAGACCCTCCGCGCTACCCGGCTCGCCGTGGAGCGCGAGGTGCGCAGCGCCCTGATCGACCTGGAGAACGCCTTCCGGGCCTCGCAGCTCTCCGAGCGGGCCGCCCGGCTGAGCCGCGACCGGCTGGAGATGGCGCGCGAGCAGTACCGCCTGGGGGCCATCTCCTTCACCGAGCTGCAGCAGGTGGTGGACCGCACCGCGCAGGCCGAGCGCGACGCGCTGCGCGCCCGCTTCGAGTTCGCCAACGCGCTCGCCACGCTCCAGGAGCGGGTGGGCGCGCCGGTCGGGGCCTGACCCGGAGACGCCGCGCATGTCGCTCCCCAAGCTCGCCATCACCCGCCCCGTCGCCGTCGCCATGTTCTTCCTGGGCGTGGTCTTCCTGGGGGTGCTCTCCTTCGTCCGCCTCCCCATCGACCTCCTCCCGGACGTCGCCTACCCGCGGCTGGTGGTCTACACCACCAACCCCGGCGTGGCCCCGGCGGAGGTGGAGCGCTTCCTGACGGAGCCCATCGAACAGGCGGTGAGCACCGTCCCCGGCGTGCAGAAGGTGGAGAGCGTGAGCCGCGAGGGGAGCTCGCTGGTGACGGTGCGCTTCGCCTGGGGCACCGACATGGACTTCGCCGCGCTGGGCGTCCGGGAGAAGCTGGACAACCTCCGCGACGCCCTCCCGGAGATGTCTTCGCGCCCCACGGTGCTGCGGACCGACCCGCGCAGCGAGCCGGTCATGGCGCTCTCCGTGGCCGGACAGCGCGACCTCCCCGCCCTCAAGGAGCTGGCCGAGTCCGTGTTCCGCCGCCGGCTGGAGCAGATCGACGGGGTGGCGCAGGCCACGGTGACGGGCGGGCTGGAGCGGGAGATCCAGGTGGAGGTGGACCCGCACCTGATGGAGAGCCACGGCCTCACCATCGCAGACCTTTCCGCGACGCTGGCCGCCGCCAACGCGAGCGCCCCCGGCGGGACCATCCGCCGCGGGCGCTACCGCTACTCGCTCCGCACCCTGGGCGAGTTCCAGAGCGTGGAGGAGATCGGGCGGGTCCCCGTCACCCGCGGCGGGGTGCAGGGCGCGCTGGGGCAGTCCGCGGCGGGTGCAGGTGCGCAGGCGGGCGCCGCCCCGCGGGGGGAGCTCCTGCTGCGCGACGTGGCGCGGATCACGGACGGCTTCCGTGAGCGTGAGTCCATCGCCCGGTTCAACGGCCAGGAGGCGGTGGGGCTGCTGGTGTTCAAGGGCGTCGAGGCCAACACCGTCCGCGTCGCGGAGGAGGTGGAGAAGGTCCTGGCGCAGCTCCGGCGCGAGTACCCCGAGGTGAAGCTGGAGGTGGCGATGAGCCAGGCCGGGTTCATCTCCGACGCGCTCGCCAACGTGGTGCAGGAGGTGATCCTCGGCGGGATCCTGGCCTTCCTGGTGCTCTTCCTCTTCCTGCGCGAGGTGCGCTACCCCATCGCGGTGGCGCTCGCCATCCCCATCTCGCTGATCGCCACCTTCGCGCTGCTGCAGGCCGCGGGCGTCTCGCTCAACCTGCTCAGCCTGGGGGGGCTGGCGCTGGGCGTGGGGATGCTGATGGACAACTCCATCGTGGTGCTGGAGAACATCTTCCGGCACCGCGAGCGGGGGCTGGGCCCCGCCGCCGCCGCCGCGCTGGGCGCGGAAGAGGTGCAGCGGGCGATCACGGCGTCCACGCTCACCACGATCGCGGTCTTCGGCCCCATCGTGTACGTGGAGGGGGTCGCCGGAGAGCTGCTGGGCGCGCTGGCGCTGGCGGTGGCCTTCTCGCTCCTGTCCAGCATCGGGGTGGCGGTGACGCTCCTCCCCATGCTGGCGGCGCGCTGGGGCGAGGGCGCGGGCCGCCCCCCGGGGCGGATCTCCCGCGCCTTCAGCCGCGTCTTCGGGCCGGGACTGGACGCCTTCGACCGCGGCTTCGCGCGCTTCACCGGCGCCTACGAGCGGCTGCTCGCGCTGGGCATGGCGCACCGGGCGCGGACCCTCGGCATCGCCTTCCTGCTCCTGGGCGTCGGCGTGGCGGTGGGGCTCTCGCTGGAGCGGAGCGTCCTCCCCGACGTGGACCAGGGCGCCTTCCGCGCGCGGCTGGAGATGCCGCGCGGCACCGCGCTGGAGGGGACGGCGGAGGAGGCGGCCCGCCTGGAAGCCCTCTTCCGCGCCGACCCCGCCGTGGAGGCGGTGTTCACGCGCGTCGGCCGGCAGACGGCCATCGCGGGGATGGACGAGTCGGAGAGCGGGACGCACACCGCCACGCTGGAGGTGCGGCTGCGCGGCGGCTCCGGCACGGAGGAGACGCTGCGCCGGCTCCGGCCGGCGCTCGCCGCCCTCCCGGCGGGGACGGTCGCCATCGAGTCCGGGCAGGCCACCGCGCTCGGGAGGCTGCTGGGCGGCGGGGACTCGGACCTCGCGGTGCGCGTCCGCGGCGAGAACCTGGACGCCGCCCTCGCGCACGCCCAGGAGGTGCGGAACCGGCTCGCCGGGGCCTCCGCCGTCACCAACGTGCGCCTGGGCACCGAGATGGGGCAGCCGGAGATGCGGGTGGAGATCGACCGGGAGCAGGCCGCCCGCTTCGGGATCGAGCCCCGGAAGGTGGCCGAGACGGTGGAGGCGTACATGAAGGGCACGCGGGCGACGGAGTTCGTGGACTTCGACCGCAAGGTGCCCGTGGTGGTCCGTCTCCCGGAGGCGGAGCGGCGCTCCCTGGCGACGCTGGAGACGCTGCGCGTGGACGGGGTGCCGCTCCGGGAGCTGGTGCGGGTGCACACCGCCTCCGGCCCCTCGGAGATCCGGCGCATCGACCAGAGCCGGGTGGTGGTGGTGCACGCGGACGTGGCCTCCGGCGGGGTGGACGAGGCGGTGGGGGCGGTGCGCGCCTCGCTCGCCTCGCTCCCCGCGCCGCACGGGCTGCGGACCGAGATCGGCGGGGAGAACGAGGAGATGCGGAAGGGCTTCCGCGCCCTGGCCTTCGCCTTCCTCCTGGCGCTGCTCCTGGTCTACATGCTCCTGGCCGCGGAGTTCGAGTCGCTGCTGCACCCCTTCATCATCCTCCTGGCCGTCCCGCTCGCCGCGGTGGGCGCCACGGTGGCGCTCTGGGTGGCCGGGGCGGGGATCAACACCATGAGCCTGATAGGCATGGTGATCCTGGTGGGGATCGTGGACAACGACGCGGTGGTGAAGGTGGACTTCATCAACCAGATGCGGCGCGAGGGGATGAGCCGCCGCGAGGCGATCTTCGCCGCCGGGCACGCCCGCCTCCGCCCCATCGTGATGAACACCGTCACCGCCATGCTCGGGATCCTCCCCATGGCGCTGGCCATCGGCCCCGGGGCGGAGCTGCAGGCCCCGCTCGCGATCGCGGTGTTCGGCGGGCTCCTTTCCGCGACGGCGCTCACGCTGGTGGTGATCCCCGTCGCCTACGACGTGCTGGAGGAGCTGGGGGAGCGGATCGGCGCCTGGTTCGGCGGCCCCGCCCCGGCTCCCGCGGCCGCGCCCGAGCCGGCCGTGGGCGCCGGCGCCGGGGTCGCCATGGGCGACTGACACCGACCGGCGATCAGACAGGTGATCCGCCTCTCCATCCGCCGCCCCATCGCCGTCGCTATGGCGTACGCGGCCGTCGCCCTCCTGGGGGTGGCGGCCTGGCTCCACATCCCGGTGGAGCTGCTCCCCGAGACGCAGCTCCCCCGGCTCAACGTGAGCGCCACCTGGCGCGGCGCATCGCCCGAGGCCACGGAGGCGTTCCTGACCTCGCCGCTGGAGGCCGCCATCCAGCAGGTGCGCGGGGTGGAGAAGGTCTCCTCCGTGTCCGAGGAGCAGAACGGCGCCGGCAGGGCCAGCATCTCCGTGGAGTTCGCGCGGGGGACGGACATGGACTTCGTCCGGCTGGAGCTTTCCGAGCGGCTGGCGGCGCTGGACGAGGACCTCCCCGAGGGGGCGGGCCGTCCGACCGTGGAGAGCTACGTCCCCCAGGAGTTCCAGGACCAGAACCGCCCCTTCCTCCGCTACACCGTCACCGGCCCGTACACGACCGAGGCGCTCCGCGCGTACGTGGACGAGACGATCGCCCCGGAGCTGCGCCAGGTGGACGGCGTGGCCGACGTGCAGGCCCAGGGCGGGCGCGGCCGGCTCCTGGAGATCGCGGTGGACGAGAAGCGGGCGCTGGCGCTGGGGCTGGACCCGGAGCGGATCCGCACCCGCATCCGGGAGCTGGAGTACGTCCGCGAGGCCGGGGTCGTGCGCGAGGGGGGGACCGAGCACACCCTGGCGATCCGCCAGCGGCCGGAGAACGCCGCGGAGGTGCGGCGCCTCCCGCTGCTCACCGACGGCGGGCGCATCGTGCGGCTGGAGGACGTCGCCGTGGTCCGCGACACCTACGAGGACCCGGTCGCCCACTACCGGATCGACGCCCAGCCCGCCGTGTCCTTCGTGGTCATGAAGGAGATCGGCACCAACGCCGTGCAGGTGGCGGACCGGGTCAAGGCGCGCCTGGAGCAGCTCGCGCCCGCCCACCCCCGCGGCGCGCGGCTGATCCTGGACGACGACGAGAGCGACGCCATCCGCGCGCAGCTCACCGACCTGCGCGGGCGGGCGCTCTCCGGCGGGGTCATCGTCTTCGTGGTCCTCCTCTTCTTCCTCCGCTCCTTCCGCTCCGCCGCGATCGTCTTCTCCAGCATCGCCTTCTCGGTCCTCATCACGCTCAACCTGATCTACTTCGGCGGGCTGACGCTGAACGTGCTGACGCTGATGGGGCTGGCGATGGGGTTCGGGCTGGTGATCGACAACTCGGTGGTGGTGCTGGAGAACATCTTCCGCCGGCGCAAGCTGGGCGACCCGGTGGAGGAGGCGGCGCGCCGCGGCGCCGGGGAGATGGTGCTCCCGGTGCTCGCGGCGACGGCGACCACCATCATCGTCTTCGTCCCCTTCGTGTACCTGCAGGGGGAGCTGCGCCTCTTCTACGTCCCGCTTGCCATCGTGGTGGGGTTCACCAACCTGGCGAGCCTGTTCGTCACCTTCACCTTCATCCCCGCCCTGGCCGGGCGCCTCCTCGGCGCGAAGGGACCCTGGAGCCGCGAGCCCGCCGCCGCGAACGCCGCAGCGGCGCCGCCCGTGGAGGAGCGCCCCCCGCTCTACGTCCGCGTGTACGGGGGGATGATCCGCGGCTCGCTCCGCTGGCCCTGGGTGGTGATGGTGGCCTCGCTGCTGGCGCTGGGCGGGTCGTGGTACCTGTTCGACAAGTACGTCACCCGCGGGACGGTGTGGCGCCCCTGGTGGGAGCAGCAGTCGTACATTGCCATCAACGTGAACCTCCCCCGCGGCGAGGAGCTGGCGCGCACCGACGAGCTGACCCGCTACTTCGAGGAGCGGCTGCGGGCCATGCCGGAGGTGGAGCGCTTCGTCACCAACGTGTACCCACAGGCGGCGCGGATCCGTGTCACCTTCCCCGATTCGCTGGAGAACACCGGCATCCCGGTGGCGGTCAAGGAGCAGATGGAGGCGTACAGCCACCTCTTCGGCGGGGCGGAGGTGCGCGTCTACGGCTACGGCCCCTCCTTCTACGGCGGCGGCGGGAGCCCGCCCAACTACTCCATCCAGGTCCTGGGCTACAACTACGAGACGGTCCGCGGCATCGCGGAGGACCTGGGGGAGCGCCTGAAGCGATTCTCCCGCATCCAGGACGTGGACACCAACTCGTCCGGCGCGTGGTACTCGCGCGACAAGGCCACGGAGGCGGTGCTGCGCGTGGACCGGCAGCGGCTGGGGATGCACGCGCTCTCCGCGCGGGACGTGGTCGGCCGCGTCGCCACGGCCGTGGGCGGGCAGTCGCGCAAGGACGTGCTCCGCATGGGGGGGGAGGAGCTGAGCTTCGCCATCCGCACCGGCGACCGGGAGCGGATGGACCTGCTCGCCCTGCAGGAGCTGCTGATCCCCGCCCCCTCGGGCGAGGCGGTGCGCCTGGCCGACGTGGCGACGCTGGAGGAGCGCGAGGTGCTCTCGCGCATCCTCCGTGAGGACCAGCAGTACCAGCGCACCATCAGCTACGAGTTCCGCGGCCCCACCAAGCTGGGCGACCGCGTGCGCGACGCCGTCGTGGCATCCACGCGCCTCCCGGCCGGATACACCATCATTGGCAAGGAGGAGTGGCGCTGGTCGGACGAGGAGCGGGGACAGATCTGGGGGGTGCTCGCAGTCTCCCTGGTGCTGATCTTCATGGTGACCGCCGCCCTCTTCGAGTCGCTGCGCCTCCCGCTCTGTGTGCTGGGGACGGTGCCCATGGCGCTGATCGGCGTCTTCCTAACCTTCTTCTTCACGGACGCCAGCTTCACGCGCGAGGCCTTCATCGGGGTGATCATGATGGGCGGGGTGGTGGTGAACAACGCCACGCTCCTGGTGGACCACGTCAACCAGCTCCGCCGCCGCGAGGGGCTCGCGCTGGAGCCCGCCATCGTGCAGGGGACGCTGGAGCGGGTGCGCCCCATCCTGATGACCAGCGCGGTCACCATCCTGGGCCTCCTGCCACTGGTGGTGCTCAGCGAGGCTGCGGACGCCAACATCTGGAACGCGCTCGGCTACGCGCTCCTGGGCGGGCTCGCCAGCTCAACGGTGCTGGTGCTCACCGTCACCCCCGCGCTGTATCTCCTCTTCGAGCGCGGGCCGGAGCGGAGGAAGCTGGCCGCGCGCACGATCCCCGTTCCTCCCCTCCCCCACCCGGAGCCGGTATGACGTACTCGCATCCGCGGCCTCTCGCCCTCGTTCCGCTCGCCGCCCTCGCTCTCGCCGCCTCCGCCTGCGGGCGCGACGGCGGCGCTGCCGCGGGACGGTGGGAGGGCACCGTCGACACCCTGCCCGGCGGCGCCGTGCGGGTACAGAACCCCGAGCACGGCATCTGGAAGGCGGGAGAGGGGTGGATGCTGGTGGAGGAGCTCCGGATCGGCTCGGCCGAGGTGGACGGGCCGGAGCTGTTCGGCCAGGTGGCGGCCCTTACGGTGGATCCGCTGGGGAGGATCTACGTCCTGGACGACCAGGCGAAGGAGGTGCGTGTCTTCGACGCCCGGGGGAAGCACGTCCGCTCCTTCGGGCGGAAGGGGGGCGGGCCGGGGGAGTTCGAGAGCCCCGGCTCCCTCGACTGGGACCCGCAGGGGCACCTCTGGATCGTGGACCAGAGCAACGCCCGCTTTTCGGTGTTCGACACCGCGGGCGCCTTCGTGACCAGCCACCGGCGCCGGGGCGGGTTCTCCATGGTACCCTGGCCCGGTGGGCTGGACGCGCAGGGGCGCGTGTACGACGCAGCCATGCTCCCGGGAGGGACGCTGTTCCGCACCGGGCTGGTGCGGCTGGACGAGCAGTTCGAGCCCGCCGACACCTTCCGCACGCCGGAGTACGAGCAGGCCGCGTTCTTCTACAAGGACGAGAAGGGGACCACCCGCATGTCCGCGGCGGTCCCGTTCAGCCCCGCGCAGACGTCGAGGCTGGACCGGGAGGGGCACCTGTGGATCGGGACCACGGACCGCTACCGCCTGCACCGGATCACCATCGCGGGAGACACCACGCGCATCGTCGAGCGCCCCTTCACGCCCGTCGCGGTCTCCTCCAATGAAAAGGACGAGGCCGTGAAGAACCTGAAGTGGTTCACCGACCAGGGGGGGAAGATCGATCCGTCCCGCATCCCCGGGAAGAAGCCCGCCTTCACCGGCTTCCAGGTGGACGAGGAGGGCTATCTCTGGGTCTGGCCTGCGGTCGCGGAGGGGGAGGAGGGGAGCGTGATCGACGTCTTCGACCCGGAGGGGCGCTATCTCGGGCAGATCCGCTCGGAGGCGAAGATCGGGGCCCGCGGGAGGTTCGTCGTGCGCGGCGACCGCCTCTACACGGTGGTCACCGACGAGCTGGAGGTCCCGTACGTGGTGCGCTACCGGATCCAGGGGCGGACGCCTGCGGGAGCCTGACCGCCGATTCCCGGTGAACGCAAAACGGGCGGCTCCAGGCAGATGAGCCTGGAGCCGCCCGCTCTCGTGCTGGCGCCGAACCGACCCGCGGCTCAGCTCCCCGAGCCGGAACCGGAGCCGGAGCCGGAGCCCTGCCCGCTCCCGGACACCACGCGGATGGGGATGGGGTTGGGGACGACGACCTCGTAGCGCTGCTTGCGGTTCTCCCGCGCCTGCCGGTACCACGCCTCGTCCTTCCCCGCGCCCCCCGCCTCCACCACCTGCCGCGCCAGCTCCAGCGCCACCTGGTTGGACACGCGGAAGGAGCCGTGCGAGACCGCCTTCCCCAGCGACGACTCGTCGTTGGTGCCGTGGATGCTGTTCGGCGCCTGGTACACGAGCTGCGCCCGGCCTAGCGGGTTCTCCGGGTCACCCGGCTCCTTCACCTCCTCGTCCTTGGCCCACTCCTCCTGGGGCGGGATCCAGCGGGGGTTCCAGATCACCTGGCCGATGGTCCACTCGCCCGTCGGGGTGGGCCACTCCTTGCTCCCCACCGCCACCGGGTGCGTCGTCACCTGCTGTCCGTCGCGGTAGACGTACAGCTTGCGCTCCGCCAGGTTCACCTCCAGGCGCATCGGCGGCGGCGAAGGGGGCTGCGGCTGCACCGCCGGCGCCGGCGCCACCTGGGGCTGCGGAGCGGGCTGCGCCTCGGGTGCCTGCACGACCTGCCGCTGCGCCACCGCGTCAGCCTCGTCGTCGCCGCCCCCACACCCGGCCAGGAGCGCGGGGATCAGCGCCGCGCCCGCGAACGTTCGGAACAGTCGTAGCATCTGCGATCTCCTCTCCAGGGTTCGCGCGGTCCTGAAGCAAAGACTGTGCGACACGGACCGTCCGCCCGCGGCGGGGCCGCTATCCGGCCGCCGCGGGCGCGCTCCCCGGCTCCGGCCTGGGGCGCGTGTACTCCTCGATCCCCATCCCCAGCCCCAGCGTCGCGAGCACCAGCACCGCCCCCGTCCAGAAGGGCACCCCCACCCCCAGGTGGTCGAACGCCCACCCCGCCCACAGCGGCGCCAGCACGCGCGCCGCACCGCCGTAGCTCTGCTGCACCCCCATGTACACCCCGCGCTCGTACGGCGGGATCACCCGCGACAGGATCGAGGTGATGCAGGGGAAGGTGAAGGCCGTCCCCAGCGGCACCAGCGCCAGCGCCCCCATCAGCGCCAGCGTGCGCAGCGGCACCTCCACCACACCCCACCCGCCCGGGAGCACGGAAAGGTCCAGCGTGGCCGCCCCCCCGATCCTCCACGTCAGCGGGAGGAGCGCCAGCCCCGACGCCAGCAGCATCTGCCCGATCCGCGACAGCCGCGCCTCCCCCAGCCGGTCCACCGCCCGCCCCAGGACCACCGCCCGCGCCAGCACGGAGATGGCCCCGTTGTAGGCGTACACCAGGCCGATGGTCTTTTCCGTGACCCCGAAGCGCGTGGCGAGGAAGAGCGCCAGCAGCGCCGTCATCATCTGGAAGGCCCCCATCCCGATGGAGTAGATCCAGATCATCCGCGGCGCGGGCTCCCGCGGGTGGGCGAGCACCTGCCAGACCACCTCCCGGGGCCGCACCGGGCGGGTGGTGGACGACCGCGACCGCGCCCCCGCCACGTCGTGCGACTCCTCCAGGAAGAACCAGGCGAACACCATGTTGGCGACGCAGAGCCCGGCCGCGAAGAGCCCCGGGGCGTGCTCGCTGATCCCCATGCTGAGCGATCCGATCACCGGCCCGATGGTCACGCCCACGTTGGTGGCGGCGGAGAGCCACCCCAGGCTCCGGGCGCGGTTCTCCGGCTCGGTGGCGTCGGCGACGTACGCCTGGATCACGCCCACCGTCCCGCCGCCCGCCCCCTGCACCAGGCGGGAAAGGAGGAGCACCCAGAGCGAGCCGGCGTAGGCGAAGATCACGTACGCGATGGCCGAGGCGCCCAGCCCCACCAGGAGCGCCGGGCGCCGCCCGAACCGGTCGGAGACCCGCCCCCAGAGCGGGGCGCTGAGGAGCTGCGCGACGGCGTACGCCGAGACGAGGACCCCCACCACCAGCCCGCCCCCGCCCATCCGCACGGCGTAGAAGGGGAGGAGGGGGATCACCATCAGGAGCCCCACCATGTCCACGAACGCCGTGACCATCAGGACGGCGAGCTTCCCGAACCGCTTATCCAGGGGTCACCTGCGGCCCGGATGGCGGGCGCGGACGCGGACGCCCCGGAGACGGCGGGCGTCTCCGGGGCGGGGCGCGGACGCTGCGGCGGACGGGGTTCCGCGGGCGGTCTTCATGCCCCCGAATGTACCCGCCTCCCGGACCCGGGCGAAAGCCCCGCGCGGGGGCTCACGCCGCCCCCGGGCTCGCGGCGGGGCCGCCCACCAGCGAGGGAACGGCCACGGCGCGGGGCACGAGGTGGGAGATGGAGTTCGCGTAGTAGCGCAGCAGGGGGAGCTCCTCCTCGCGCGCCGAGAAGAGCCCCTCCGCGTCCTCGTGCACGACGCGCCGGAGGACCAGCATCCGCAGCCCCACGGTGAGCGCGTAGTCCCGGTCCCGCCGCGGGACGTAGATGCGCGCCCCGGACGCCTCCAGCTCCCCGATCAGCCTGTGCAGCTCGGCCTTGAGCTCCAGCTCCCCCCACGCGCGCCGGGGAGCGCGCGCGAACACCGTCGCCACCAGGGCCACCGGGACCACCGGGATGGTCCGCCCCACGGCCTCCATCAGCGTGCGCCCCAGCTCCTCCACGCGCGCGCGCCGCTCCTCCGGAGGGAGCGAGGTGAAGTCCACGCCGTGCCCGGCGCAGTACTCCCGCATGGACACCGGCGAGCCGAAGTTTACGCACGCGTAGCCGAAGCGGTACCAGCGGTTGCGGGCGGCCAGGAGGAGGTTGCGGCCCACGAAGCGCAGCGTGTTCGCCACGCCGCGGAGGCGGCCGGGCCGGGGCGCCTCCGGGTCCAGGTCCCGGAGCAGGGTGCGGTCCTCCAGCACCCGGTCGTAGTTGATCCCCACAGGGACGAAGACCAGGTCGCGCTCGCCACACGGGTCCCAGGAGCGGACCAGGTAGTCCAGCAGGCCCAGCTTCGGCGGGCGCAGCTTTCCGTCGCGGCTCAGGCCGCCCTCCGGGTAGACGGCCTGCGTGACCCCCGCCGCGGTCGCCATCGCCACGTAGCGCTCCAGCACCCGCCGGTACAGCTCGTCGCCGGAGTTGCGGCGGACGAAGTAGGCCCCCATGGAGCGGATCAGCATGTGCAGCGGCCAGATGCGCGCCCACTCCCCCACCGCGTAGCTGACCGCCGCCCGGCTGGCGGCCAGGTACCCCACCAGCACGTAGTCCATGTTGCTGCGGTGGTTCATCACGAACACCACCGCGGCGCCGCTCCGGATGCGGGCCAGCCCGTCCTCGTCCGCGTACCCCAGCCGCACCCGGTACAGCAGCCGCGCCACGCGCCGGCCGATCCAGTACCCCACGCGGAAGTACAGGTACGCGTTGAAGGCGGGGACGATCTCCCGTGCGTAGCGCTCCACGCGCGCCATGACCACCTCGCGCGGGACCCCGCCCTCCCGGGCGTGGGCGTCCACCGCCTCCATGACCCGCGGGTCGTAGGTGAGCCGGTCGATGAGCACCTGGCGCTTGGTGAGCTTGAACGGCGGCAGCTCGATGCGCAGCCGGGTGTTGATCTCCTCGATCACCCGGTTGGTCCGCTGCCGGACGAACCAGCGGGCGCCGGGGACCAGCAGCCGGTCCAGCACCGACCAGGCGGCCAGGACGCCCAGGAGGAGGAGCAGCCAGAGGGGGAGGGCGACGGACTGCGTCATGGGGACGCTCCGGGGCGGGGGTCGCGCAGCGCGCCGGGAGACGGGGGCGCATGGAGGCAAGGTAACGCGGCGGCGGGAGCCAGGGAACGATCGGCGCCGGCGCGCCGCACGCGGAGCCCCTCGCCCGCCGGATCCGGCACCGGGCCCGCCCGCGCGGGTATGGAGCGCATCCGCGGCCCCGGGCCGCCCCCTACGCTCCAACCCACGACCGCCGATGACGCGCGATCCCTGGTTCTGGCTCGCGCTCTTGGCGGCCCTCTCCGTGGCGGTGCTGTTCGTACAGGGGCTGCGCGGCGCGCGCTCCCTCCGCCGCCTGGACGAGGTCCCCCCCGTCCCGGACGCGGAGGCGCCGCCCGTCTCGGTGGTGATCGCCGCGCGCAACGAGGAGCGCGACATCGAGCACGCCCTCGCCTCGGTGCTGGCGCAGCGCTACGGCCCGCTCGAGGTGGTGGTGGTGGACGACCGCTCGGCAGACGCCACCGGCGCGATCCTGGACCGCATGGCGGCGGAGAACCCCCGCCTGCGGGTGGCGCACGTGGCGGAGCTGCCGCCCGGGTGGCTGGGGAAGAACCACGCCCTGCACGTGGGCGCCGCGGCGGCGCGGGGGGAGTACCTGCTCTTCACTGACGCCGACGTGGTGATGGAGCCGGACACCCTCGCCCGCGCGGTGGGCTACGTGCGCGCGCACGGGATCGACCACGCCGCCGCGGGGCCCCGAGTGGAGCTGCCGTCGCTGCCGCTCCGCGTCTTCGTGGTCCTCTTCACCCTCTTCTTCTCCATCGCATTCCGCCCCTGGAAGGCGCGCGACCCGCGGAGCCCCGCCCACGTCGGCGTGGGCGCCTTCAACCTGGTGCGCGCGGAGGCGTATCGCGCCGC harbors:
- a CDS encoding MFS transporter is translated as MVTAFVDMVGLLMVIPLLPFYAVRMGGGGLVVGVLVSAYAVAQLLSAPLWGRVSDRFGRRPALLVGLGASAIAYVIFAYAGSLWVLLLSRLVQGAGGGTVGVIQAYVADATEPENRARSLGWLSAATNVGVTIGPVIGSLSMGISEHAPGLFAAGLCVANMVFAWFFLEESHDVAGARSRSSTTRPVRPREVVWQVLAHPREPAPRMIWIYSIGMGAFQMMTALLALFLATRFGVTEKTIGLVYAYNGAISVLARAVVLGRAVDRLGEARLSRIGQMLLASGLALLPLTWRIGGAATLDLSVLPGGWGVVEVPLRTLALMGALALVPLGTAFTFPCITSILSRVIPPYERGVYMGVQQSYGGAARVLAPLWAGWAFDHLGVGVPFWTGAVLVLATLGLGMGIEEYTRPRPEPGSAPAAAG
- a CDS encoding glycosyltransferase family 2 protein, whose protein sequence is MTRDPWFWLALLAALSVAVLFVQGLRGARSLRRLDEVPPVPDAEAPPVSVVIAARNEERDIEHALASVLAQRYGPLEVVVVDDRSADATGAILDRMAAENPRLRVAHVAELPPGWLGKNHALHVGAAAARGEYLLFTDADVVMEPDTLARAVGYVRAHGIDHAAAGPRVELPSLPLRVFVVLFTLFFSIAFRPWKARDPRSPAHVGVGAFNLVRAEAYRAAGGHRPIRMRPDDDLKLGKLMKKHGFRQDFLVGTKSLRVEWYRTFGELVRGLMKNSFAGVDYRLGFVVATTLLQLLVFVLPWVAVWLTGGAAQLLFAVAVLLMFTMYAGTARTQGVSPLYGVFFPVATLAFLYIVWRAVVVTLANDGIDWRGTHYPLDELRANEV
- a CDS encoding 1-acyl-sn-glycerol-3-phosphate acyltransferase, translated to MTQSVALPLWLLLLLGVLAAWSVLDRLLVPGARWFVRQRTNRVIEEINTRLRIELPPFKLTKRQVLIDRLTYDPRVMEAVDAHAREGGVPREVVMARVERYAREIVPAFNAYLYFRVGYWIGRRVARLLYRVRLGYADEDGLARIRSGAAVVFVMNHRSNMDYVLVGYLAASRAAVSYAVGEWARIWPLHMLIRSMGAYFVRRNSGDELYRRVLERYVAMATAAGVTQAVYPEGGLSRDGKLRPPKLGLLDYLVRSWDPCGERDLVFVPVGINYDRVLEDRTLLRDLDPEAPRPGRLRGVANTLRFVGRNLLLAARNRWYRFGYACVNFGSPVSMREYCAGHGVDFTSLPPEERRARVEELGRTLMEAVGRTIPVVPVALVATVFARAPRRAWGELELKAELHRLIGELEASGARIYVPRRDRDYALTVGLRMLVLRRVVHEDAEGLFSAREEELPLLRYYANSISHLVPRAVAVPSLVGGPAASPGAA